The proteins below come from a single Gimesia alba genomic window:
- the trhP gene encoding prephenate-dependent tRNA uridine(34) hydroxylase TrhP: protein MKPELLSPAGTRKAMQYAYAFGADAVYAGQPRYSLRVRENEFNKLEVMAEAVEEAHRLGKKFYIASNIAPHNLKVRSYLKNMEPVIDMKPDALIMSDPGLIMMVRERWPDVPIHLSVQANAVNYATVKFWQKFGLTRIILSRELSIKEVAEIQEECPDMELEVFVHGALCIAYSGRCLLSGYMNHRDSNQGNCTNACRWDYKVNEAVQTLEGDIVLKNPPPPKSQQQLPIVDQVFLLEEPQRPGEYMPAYEDEHGTYIMNSKDLRAVQHVKTFSDMGISSLKIEGRTKSFFYAARTAQVYRKAIDDAAAGIEFNDNLLEMLDSLSNRGYTEGFFQRHASESMQNYEHGRSMANQQQFVGDIIDRDEDGLIVDVKNKFGLNDELELMTPAGNTVFNLKALLDKNSASVDVAPGSGHVFKIPISENQLEDSAGQLSDHDQQFALLMKSVRTPAQTSLA from the coding sequence ATGAAACCGGAACTTCTTTCTCCCGCTGGAACTCGCAAGGCCATGCAGTACGCTTATGCGTTTGGTGCTGATGCAGTCTATGCAGGTCAGCCGCGCTACAGCTTGCGAGTTCGCGAAAATGAGTTCAACAAGCTGGAAGTGATGGCAGAAGCCGTCGAAGAAGCACACCGACTGGGGAAGAAGTTTTATATCGCCAGTAACATTGCACCGCACAATCTGAAGGTGCGCAGCTATCTCAAGAACATGGAGCCGGTGATCGACATGAAGCCGGATGCCCTGATCATGTCTGATCCCGGGTTAATCATGATGGTCCGGGAACGCTGGCCTGACGTCCCCATTCATTTGTCCGTGCAGGCGAACGCCGTTAACTATGCCACAGTCAAGTTCTGGCAGAAATTTGGCCTGACGCGCATTATTCTTTCCCGAGAACTCTCCATCAAAGAGGTTGCCGAAATTCAGGAAGAGTGTCCTGATATGGAACTGGAAGTCTTCGTACACGGGGCGCTTTGTATTGCGTATTCGGGACGGTGTCTGCTGTCTGGTTACATGAACCACCGGGATTCAAATCAGGGAAACTGTACCAATGCGTGTCGCTGGGACTACAAAGTCAATGAAGCCGTCCAGACACTGGAAGGGGATATCGTCCTCAAAAATCCTCCCCCGCCCAAAAGTCAGCAGCAGTTGCCGATTGTAGATCAGGTTTTTCTGCTCGAAGAGCCGCAGCGACCTGGCGAGTATATGCCTGCTTACGAGGATGAACATGGTACCTACATTATGAATTCCAAAGACCTGCGCGCCGTGCAGCACGTGAAGACTTTCAGTGACATGGGCATCAGCTCGCTGAAAATTGAAGGACGTACCAAATCGTTCTTTTACGCCGCCCGCACCGCACAGGTATATCGCAAAGCCATTGATGATGCTGCCGCGGGTATTGAATTCAATGACAATTTGCTGGAGATGCTCGACAGTCTCTCCAACCGCGGTTACACCGAGGGCTTCTTTCAGCGACATGCTTCTGAAAGTATGCAGAATTATGAGCATGGTCGTTCGATGGCCAATCAGCAGCAATTTGTCGGCGATATCATCGACCGTGACGAGGACGGCTTGATTGTAGATGTCAAAAACAAGTTTGGTCTGAACGATGAACTGGAATTGATGACTCCCGCCGGAAATACGGTCTTCAATTTGAAAGCATTGTTAGACAAAAATTCGGCGTCGGTTGACGTTGCTCCCGGTAGTGGGCATGTCTTCAAGATCCCGATTAGCGAGAATCAGCTTGAGGACAGCGCGGGGCAACTCAGTGATCACGATCAGCAATTTGCGTTACTTATGAAATCGGTCAGGACGCCCGCCCAAACGTCTCTGGCTTAG
- a CDS encoding sialate O-acetylesterase: protein MFRLKCLTLALIAFLIIVGNESASAKTYRVYFLGGQSNMDGYGYVKDLPQDLKQSDSGVMIFHANPAPDGVPVDGRGIWAPLQPGHGAGFKSDGTANTYSNRFGAELTFAKKLKELAPEENIALIKISRGGTSIAIEAAGNFGCWDPDFEKGTGKGQGINQYDHFLAGMKRALQTRDIDQDGEADTLVPAGIVWMQGESDAHYSEEIARQYEANLKRLMDLIRATMLTDDLPVVIGRISDSGDNPEGKVWKYGEIVRGGQAAFVEKDKRAALVTSTDDYGYSDRWHYNSEGYLDLGRKFAQALWKLPQE, encoded by the coding sequence ATGTTTCGGCTCAAATGTCTTACTCTGGCTCTGATTGCGTTTCTAATCATCGTTGGGAATGAATCCGCCTCAGCGAAAACATACCGGGTGTATTTTCTGGGTGGCCAGTCCAACATGGACGGTTACGGATATGTCAAAGATCTCCCCCAGGATCTGAAGCAGTCGGATTCGGGAGTAATGATCTTTCACGCGAACCCGGCTCCGGATGGCGTGCCCGTGGATGGTCGTGGCATCTGGGCTCCCTTACAACCAGGGCATGGAGCTGGCTTTAAATCGGATGGCACCGCGAATACCTATTCCAACCGTTTTGGTGCTGAACTGACTTTTGCAAAAAAACTCAAAGAACTCGCGCCAGAAGAAAATATCGCCTTGATCAAAATTTCGCGTGGAGGAACTTCGATTGCCATCGAAGCGGCAGGCAATTTTGGCTGCTGGGATCCCGATTTTGAAAAAGGAACGGGTAAAGGTCAGGGTATCAATCAGTACGACCATTTTCTGGCAGGTATGAAGCGGGCACTGCAAACGCGGGATATCGATCAGGATGGCGAAGCGGATACCCTGGTCCCAGCGGGCATTGTCTGGATGCAGGGAGAGAGTGACGCCCACTACTCCGAAGAAATTGCCCGGCAGTATGAAGCCAACCTAAAGCGGCTGATGGACTTAATTCGCGCGACGATGTTGACAGATGACCTGCCTGTGGTGATAGGCCGCATTTCGGATTCAGGCGATAATCCGGAGGGAAAGGTCTGGAAGTATGGCGAGATCGTGCGGGGCGGTCAGGCGGCGTTCGTAGAAAAAGACAAACGTGCAGCGCTGGTGACGAGTACCGATGATTATGGTTATTCAGATCGTTGGCACTATAATTCAGAAGGTTATCTGGATTTAGGCAGGAAATTTGCCCAGGCCCTATGGAAACTCCCTCAGGAATAA